Proteins from a single region of Cystobacter ferrugineus:
- a CDS encoding vanadium-dependent haloperoxidase, with the protein MLQPRQLLACLIPILLLAPPARAETPTPEGGHGPSAAYRWLDIVLEATAREVERRGARPTVISRAHAISVTAMYDAWAAYDARAVGTRLGGSLRRPPSERTLARKQKAIAYATYRALLEFYPEDAAWLAQQMSGMGYDPNDTSTNLATPQGVGNTAAAALLAWRRHDGANQLGDEPGSSGVPYSDYTGYAPVNPPDVIIDPDRWQPISFDDGQGGTVTPGFLTPHWYKVRPFALTTSAQFRPPPPPKVGSAQLAQEVQEIIDYNANLTPEQKALVEFMRDGPRSTAQSGHWLRFAQDVSRRDHYGLDRDVKLFFTVGNAALDAFIAAWESKRFYDSSRPWTLVRYYHAGDELLGWVGPGQGVDWVAAEQWHPYSPYTFITPPFPGYVSGHSTVSAACARVLELFTGSDTFGKVEQLTAGALTEPGFACNIIQQREGVPSQDTPEDCQVTLALPTFSETAELAGISRIMGGYHIQADNVAGLELGRQVADFLFPRARAYWAPGTN; encoded by the coding sequence ATGCTCCAACCTCGACAGCTCCTCGCTTGTCTCATCCCAATTCTGTTGCTCGCCCCACCGGCCCGGGCGGAGACCCCCACTCCGGAGGGAGGCCACGGGCCTTCCGCCGCATACCGCTGGCTGGACATCGTGCTCGAGGCCACGGCCCGCGAAGTAGAACGGCGCGGCGCGCGGCCCACGGTCATCTCCCGTGCCCACGCCATCTCGGTGACGGCCATGTACGACGCGTGGGCGGCCTATGACGCGCGCGCGGTGGGCACCCGGCTGGGAGGCAGCCTGCGCCGGCCCCCCTCCGAGCGGACCCTGGCCCGCAAGCAGAAGGCCATCGCCTACGCCACCTACCGCGCCCTCCTGGAGTTCTACCCGGAGGATGCCGCATGGCTCGCGCAGCAGATGAGCGGCATGGGGTACGACCCCAACGACACCTCGACCAACCTCGCCACGCCCCAGGGAGTGGGCAACACCGCCGCGGCCGCGCTCCTCGCCTGGCGGCGGCACGATGGCGCCAACCAGCTCGGTGACGAGCCCGGCTCCAGCGGCGTCCCCTACTCCGACTACACCGGCTACGCGCCCGTCAATCCGCCCGACGTCATCATCGATCCCGACCGCTGGCAGCCCATCTCGTTCGATGACGGCCAGGGTGGCACCGTGACGCCCGGCTTTCTCACCCCCCATTGGTACAAGGTGCGGCCCTTCGCGCTCACCACCAGCGCCCAGTTCCGTCCGCCGCCTCCTCCGAAGGTGGGCTCGGCGCAGCTCGCCCAGGAGGTGCAGGAGATCATCGACTACAACGCCAACCTCACCCCGGAGCAGAAGGCGCTCGTCGAGTTCATGCGCGATGGCCCCCGCTCCACGGCCCAGTCCGGCCACTGGCTGCGCTTCGCGCAGGACGTGTCGCGCCGCGACCATTACGGCCTGGACCGGGACGTGAAGCTCTTCTTCACCGTGGGCAACGCGGCGCTGGATGCCTTCATCGCCGCCTGGGAGTCCAAGCGCTTCTACGACTCCTCCCGGCCCTGGACGCTCGTGCGCTACTACCACGCGGGTGACGAGCTGTTGGGTTGGGTGGGGCCGGGCCAGGGCGTGGACTGGGTTGCCGCCGAGCAGTGGCACCCGTATTCACCCTACACGTTCATCACGCCGCCCTTCCCGGGCTACGTCTCCGGCCACAGCACGGTGAGCGCCGCGTGCGCCCGGGTATTGGAGCTGTTCACGGGCAGCGACACCTTCGGCAAGGTGGAGCAGCTCACCGCGGGGGCCCTCACCGAGCCGGGCTTCGCGTGCAACATCATCCAGCAGCGCGAGGGCGTGCCCTCCCAGGACACGCCCGAGGACTGCCAGGTGACGCTGGCGCTGCCGACGTTCAGTGAGACGGCGGAGCTGGCGGGCATCTCGCGCATCATGGGCGGCTACCACATCCAGGCCGACAACGTCGCGGGGCTGGAGCTCGGACGCCAGGTGGCTGACTTCCTCTTTCCCCGGGCACGGGCCTACTGGGCGCCCGGAACGAACTGA
- the agmC gene encoding adventurous gliding motility protein AgmC: MKQWLPAAVCALGLGSTTAMAGADTVGLGSGRNGVLAVPALKTIINSYAQATGPLASKATSIPIGTCRGDAACFAEGDLVLVYQVTGLQPVPAPGTEGPIDLSDKPVGQWEFARLAPGTTPAQLELTEPLIHDYAANTTQVIRVPEYAQVTIEPGRSITAPLWDGTTGGVIAFLSTGAVTNRGEINANDVGFRGGQFVNGDASARLCNDLDTDSSQGGQKGEGIVGTGSYELNRAGRGKAANGAGGGNCYRAGGGGGGNGGAGGQGGRSDPTDNGRDVGGKGGAALSYGTSDAFLKRLTFGGGGGAGHGVASGGGSGGAGGGVIFLRANQLLGNGIITASGGLSGTVTEAGGGGGAGGSIYVRIVGAAACGLVSAIGGVGGTSNGVRVGPGGGGGAGHVLFQAAPGGTCGLLVTGSPSGGQNDPYAPPNNDATYGATAGSNHTASELKYGFIIPTPPSVTEPANGSFTNNVRPTIKGTARANIPVNSPASLSVTIYLDGQEIGRTTADKDGNYTFDLPRDLSEGPHTVIAVGASDAVQSLNSVPDTFTVDITPPETRIVTSPGRFTRARDVTFEFGAQEEGVNYLCKLDDAADFTPCDPTYTFTNLPDGPHTVQVYAVDRAGNLDETPEVHEFQITVADLSLLGDGIGGCSATGQDASLIALGLGALVAGLRRRRQSQTH; this comes from the coding sequence ATGAAGCAGTGGCTCCCTGCCGCCGTGTGCGCGCTGGGCCTCGGCTCGACCACGGCGATGGCCGGGGCGGACACGGTCGGTTTGGGCTCGGGGCGCAACGGGGTACTGGCGGTCCCCGCGTTAAAAACCATTATCAACAGCTATGCCCAGGCAACCGGACCGCTGGCGAGCAAGGCCACCTCCATCCCGATCGGCACCTGCCGGGGAGACGCGGCATGTTTCGCTGAGGGTGATCTGGTGCTCGTGTATCAGGTCACGGGCCTTCAGCCCGTACCCGCGCCGGGGACGGAGGGCCCGATCGACTTGAGCGACAAGCCAGTGGGGCAGTGGGAGTTCGCGCGTCTGGCTCCGGGCACTACGCCCGCGCAGTTGGAACTGACGGAACCACTCATCCATGACTACGCGGCCAATACGACCCAAGTCATCCGGGTGCCGGAGTACGCCCAGGTCACCATCGAGCCCGGCCGGAGCATCACAGCTCCTCTTTGGGATGGCACCACGGGCGGGGTCATCGCGTTCCTATCCACCGGAGCGGTGACCAATCGAGGGGAAATCAACGCGAATGATGTTGGATTCCGGGGAGGCCAATTCGTCAATGGTGATGCCTCGGCTAGGCTCTGCAACGACCTAGATACGGATTCTTCCCAAGGCGGCCAAAAGGGTGAAGGGATCGTTGGCACGGGAAGCTACGAACTCAATAGGGCCGGGCGCGGCAAAGCGGCCAATGGGGCTGGCGGCGGCAACTGCTACAGGGCGGGGGGTGGGGGAGGAGGCAACGGCGGAGCTGGCGGTCAGGGAGGGCGCTCGGATCCGACTGACAATGGACGGGATGTGGGAGGAAAGGGAGGCGCGGCACTCTCCTATGGGACCTCCGATGCATTCCTGAAACGCCTCACTTTCGGCGGAGGTGGAGGAGCCGGGCATGGTGTTGCCTCCGGTGGTGGCTCGGGCGGAGCGGGCGGCGGAGTCATCTTCCTGAGAGCCAACCAACTGCTGGGCAACGGCATCATCACAGCCTCGGGAGGATTGAGTGGCACGGTCACGGAGGCGGGAGGGGGAGGCGGAGCGGGTGGCTCCATTTATGTACGGATTGTCGGGGCAGCCGCCTGCGGCTTGGTTTCCGCCATTGGCGGCGTTGGGGGCACATCGAACGGCGTTCGTGTGGGACCTGGCGGTGGAGGAGGTGCCGGACACGTACTGTTCCAGGCCGCTCCGGGGGGCACCTGCGGGCTTCTCGTCACAGGGTCGCCATCCGGAGGCCAGAACGATCCCTATGCTCCGCCTAATAACGACGCGACGTATGGCGCGACGGCGGGAAGCAACCATACTGCCTCCGAGCTGAAGTACGGCTTCATCATCCCCACACCTCCGTCGGTGACCGAGCCTGCCAACGGCAGCTTCACCAACAACGTCCGCCCCACCATCAAGGGCACGGCCCGGGCAAACATCCCGGTGAACAGCCCGGCAAGCCTCTCAGTGACCATCTACCTGGATGGGCAGGAAATCGGCCGGACGACCGCTGATAAGGACGGTAACTACACCTTCGACCTGCCCCGAGACCTGAGCGAAGGCCCCCATACGGTGATCGCGGTTGGGGCGAGCGATGCCGTGCAGAGCCTCAACAGCGTGCCCGACACCTTCACCGTGGACATCACGCCCCCGGAGACCCGGATCGTCACCAGTCCGGGACGGTTCACGCGTGCTCGCGACGTGACGTTCGAGTTCGGCGCGCAGGAGGAGGGCGTGAACTACCTGTGCAAGTTGGATGACGCAGCCGACTTCACCCCCTGCGACCCAACGTACACCTTCACCAACCTGCCCGATGGCCCTCACACGGTGCAGGTGTATGCCGTCGATCGCGCCGGCAACCTGGATGAGACCCCCGAAGTCCACGAGTTCCAGATCACCGTCGCGGACCTCTCGCTGCTCGGTGATGGCATCGGCGGGTGCTCGGCCACGGGGCAGGACGCCTCGCTGATCGCGCTGGGCCTGGGCGCTCTGGTGGCCGGGCTCCGGCGTCGCCGCCAGAGCCAGACCCACTAA
- a CDS encoding ATP-binding protein: MASTSDSKHLSPGPSTSSEPGGKRAGYVWLTSLLDVFLSETLRKAPPSELHRQRVLIAACLFALPFGVFYLLLVPFTAAEVPTLLSSGFYVVTLMLARRARSLTVPAMFLCLSMVVGYVVSVFLSPHPEGGFHAASMMIPAFAVYLLGPRLGFFVTGCLAVCLGIIHPLYRVRFTPGLTAIPLEEFTVMCASAAVSLLGSWMLSTLHSTSRDAAHDALERALATLRESEGKLSSLIESSDDLVFSLDTQLRVITANSAMRRFYRRMQGQELVPGQRFCFPRTPVLQTHWDPRFNRVLAGERLRFEQEEHSEEPPEDPVHVVLDVSISPIQGEQGRVTGLTVSARDITARKLAEARLGEMHRSLVDVSRYAGMAEIATGVLHNVGNTLNSVNISAGILNEQLRHSRLSGLRKAATLLGEHSGELDAFLSTDSRGQRLPGYLLALAEELEKERAVLRQEVGALSEGIEHIKSIVVMQQQYARAGGVLERLPVPQLIEEALRLHAGPFERQGIHLAREYADVPPILVDRHNLLQILVNLLSNARHALMESKTPDKCLRIRIRLDAGCGQLVIEFTDNGVGIAPEHLARLFSQGFTTKKHGHGFGLHISALAATEMHGRLSCSSPGLGQGATFTLVLPVEGPRDSRRPSASLELS, from the coding sequence ATGGCCAGCACATCCGATTCGAAGCACCTAAGCCCCGGTCCATCCACGTCGTCGGAGCCTGGAGGGAAGCGAGCGGGGTACGTCTGGCTCACCTCCCTGCTGGATGTCTTCCTCTCGGAAACCCTGCGCAAGGCACCGCCCTCGGAGCTGCATCGCCAGCGGGTGTTGATCGCCGCCTGCCTGTTCGCGCTCCCGTTCGGGGTGTTCTACCTGCTGCTCGTTCCCTTCACGGCTGCGGAGGTCCCCACGCTCCTGTCGAGCGGGTTCTACGTCGTGACGCTGATGCTGGCGCGTAGGGCCCGCTCCTTGACGGTGCCGGCGATGTTCCTGTGCCTGTCCATGGTGGTGGGGTACGTGGTGTCCGTCTTCTTGAGCCCCCATCCCGAAGGGGGGTTCCACGCCGCGAGCATGATGATCCCCGCGTTCGCGGTGTACCTGCTGGGACCCCGGCTGGGCTTCTTCGTCACGGGCTGCCTCGCCGTGTGCCTGGGCATCATCCATCCGCTGTACCGGGTGCGCTTCACCCCCGGCCTCACGGCCATCCCCCTGGAGGAATTCACGGTCATGTGCGCCTCCGCGGCCGTCTCCCTCCTGGGCTCGTGGATGCTGAGCACGCTGCACAGCACCTCGCGGGATGCCGCCCACGACGCGCTCGAGCGGGCCCTGGCGACCCTGCGCGAGAGCGAGGGCAAGCTGAGCAGCCTCATCGAGAGCTCCGATGACCTGGTGTTCTCACTCGACACGCAGCTGCGCGTCATCACCGCCAACTCGGCGATGCGCCGGTTCTACCGGCGGATGCAGGGACAGGAACTCGTTCCCGGGCAGCGCTTCTGCTTCCCACGGACTCCAGTGCTCCAGACGCACTGGGACCCGAGGTTCAACCGGGTGCTCGCGGGGGAGCGCTTGCGCTTCGAGCAGGAGGAGCACTCGGAGGAGCCCCCGGAGGATCCCGTCCACGTCGTCCTGGACGTGTCCATCAGCCCCATCCAGGGAGAACAAGGCCGCGTGACGGGGCTGACCGTCTCCGCGCGGGACATCACGGCGCGCAAGCTGGCGGAGGCCCGATTGGGCGAGATGCACCGCAGCCTGGTGGATGTCTCCCGCTACGCGGGCATGGCCGAGATCGCCACCGGCGTGCTGCACAACGTGGGCAACACCCTCAACAGCGTCAACATCTCGGCGGGCATCCTCAACGAGCAGCTTCGCCACTCGCGCCTGTCCGGCCTGCGCAAGGCCGCTACCCTGCTGGGGGAGCACTCCGGGGAACTGGATGCCTTCCTCTCCACGGATTCGCGCGGCCAGCGGCTTCCGGGCTACCTGCTCGCCCTCGCCGAGGAACTGGAGAAGGAACGCGCGGTGCTGCGCCAGGAGGTGGGCGCACTGTCCGAGGGCATCGAGCACATCAAGTCCATTGTGGTCATGCAGCAGCAGTACGCACGCGCCGGCGGAGTGCTGGAGCGGTTGCCGGTGCCTCAACTCATCGAGGAGGCCCTGCGCCTGCATGCCGGTCCGTTCGAGCGCCAGGGCATCCACCTCGCGCGGGAGTACGCCGATGTCCCTCCCATCCTCGTGGACCGCCACAACCTGCTGCAGATCCTCGTCAACCTGCTGAGCAACGCGCGGCACGCGCTGATGGAGAGCAAGACCCCGGACAAGTGCCTGCGCATCCGCATCCGTCTGGACGCCGGATGCGGCCAGCTCGTCATCGAGTTCACCGACAATGGCGTGGGCATCGCGCCGGAGCACCTGGCGCGCCTCTTCTCCCAGGGCTTCACGACGAAGAAGCACGGGCATGGCTTCGGGCTGCACATCAGCGCGCTGGCGGCCACCGAGATGCACGGGCGCCTGTCCTGCTCGAGCCCCGGGCTGGGGCAGGGGGCGACCTTCACGCTGGTGCTGCCGGTGGAGGGCCCCCGCGATAGCCGGCGGCCCTCCGCCTCGCTCGAGTTGTCTTGA
- a CDS encoding OmpA family protein translates to MSHAKPTLATRLVGYKRLSAVATGLIAALASAQPRGLVSFELERLELNPNGRGSLVMGTGELLPGGAFRLSVAGHYEKNPLMLYSDMSPVGAVVGDRATAHLLLAWTPLRWLELGAHVPLVAWQRGDDLSGRGIGAPATTGLGTPSAQVRVGLLAQRREAPLDLALELGVGLPVGSVDTLSRDNAFRLSPKLSLGRRFGGLRAGVEAGVLLRPSTVLIDDGAVQDELGNEVRLGAVVATTGKGLRGELNVRGTIPLTQQQKSLEVLLGVRLPLGSAAELYALGGPGFGDTTGTPFFRALLGVAFGGMEPEIERGGARDDDGDGVPNSEDQCPNEPGPAARQGCPVRDTDNDGIVDSADKCPKEPGPAEFQGCPTKDRDGDGINDTEDKCPTEAGPAERQGCPVKDTDGDGIADEQDKCPRETGPASRQGCPVKDTDGDGVVDERDACPTQVGLVELRGCPAKDTDGDTVADHLDNCPTEKGLASNQGCPEQQEQFVEIQKDQLKIKQSVYFATNKAVIKPRSFKMLNQIAKIIQQHPEIEQIVIEGHSDSVGNADFNRKLSLARAESVKTYLVEKGVEASRLQAKGYGPDRPIAPNTNARGRAANRRVVFTIVNTDHK, encoded by the coding sequence ATGAGTCACGCGAAGCCGACCCTCGCCACGCGACTGGTGGGGTACAAGCGGCTGTCCGCTGTCGCCACCGGGCTGATCGCCGCCCTCGCATCCGCCCAACCCAGGGGCCTGGTGAGCTTCGAACTGGAGCGCCTGGAACTCAACCCCAACGGCCGGGGTTCCTTGGTGATGGGCACCGGTGAACTGCTGCCCGGAGGAGCCTTCCGCCTCTCGGTCGCGGGGCATTACGAGAAGAACCCCCTCATGCTGTACTCGGACATGAGTCCGGTGGGCGCGGTGGTGGGAGATCGGGCCACGGCGCACCTGTTGCTGGCGTGGACGCCGCTGCGCTGGCTCGAACTGGGCGCGCACGTGCCCCTGGTGGCCTGGCAGCGCGGAGATGACCTGAGCGGCCGGGGCATCGGCGCTCCGGCCACGACGGGCCTGGGCACGCCCTCGGCGCAGGTGCGCGTGGGATTGCTCGCGCAGCGCCGCGAGGCACCGCTGGACCTGGCGCTCGAGCTGGGCGTGGGGCTGCCGGTGGGCAGCGTGGACACGCTCTCCCGGGACAACGCCTTCCGGCTCTCGCCCAAGCTGTCACTGGGCCGGCGCTTCGGCGGTCTGCGCGCGGGCGTGGAGGCGGGCGTGCTGCTGCGGCCCTCGACCGTGCTCATCGACGACGGCGCCGTCCAGGACGAGCTGGGCAACGAGGTGCGCCTGGGCGCGGTGGTCGCCACCACGGGCAAGGGGCTGCGCGGAGAGCTCAACGTGCGGGGCACGATTCCGCTCACCCAACAGCAGAAGTCCCTGGAAGTGCTGCTCGGCGTGCGGCTGCCGCTGGGCTCCGCGGCGGAGCTGTACGCCCTGGGAGGCCCGGGCTTCGGCGACACCACGGGGACGCCCTTCTTCCGGGCGCTGCTCGGCGTGGCCTTTGGCGGAATGGAGCCGGAGATCGAGCGGGGCGGCGCGCGCGACGACGATGGCGACGGCGTGCCCAACAGCGAGGACCAGTGCCCGAACGAGCCGGGTCCGGCCGCGCGCCAGGGCTGCCCGGTGCGGGACACGGACAACGACGGCATCGTCGACAGCGCGGACAAGTGCCCGAAGGAGCCGGGTCCGGCCGAGTTCCAGGGCTGCCCCACGAAGGACCGGGACGGGGACGGAATCAACGACACCGAGGACAAGTGCCCGACCGAGGCGGGTCCGGCCGAGCGCCAGGGCTGCCCGGTGAAGGACACGGACGGTGATGGGATCGCGGACGAGCAGGACAAGTGCCCGCGGGAGACGGGCCCGGCCTCGCGCCAGGGCTGCCCGGTGAAGGACACGGACGGCGACGGCGTCGTGGACGAGCGTGACGCCTGCCCGACGCAGGTGGGTCTGGTGGAGCTGCGCGGCTGCCCGGCGAAGGACACGGACGGCGACACGGTGGCGGACCACCTGGACAACTGCCCCACGGAGAAGGGTCTGGCCTCCAACCAGGGCTGCCCCGAGCAGCAAGAGCAGTTCGTGGAGATCCAGAAGGACCAGCTCAAGATCAAGCAGTCGGTCTACTTCGCCACCAACAAGGCGGTCATCAAGCCGCGCTCGTTCAAGATGCTCAACCAGATCGCCAAGATCATCCAGCAGCACCCGGAGATCGAGCAGATCGTCATCGAGGGCCACTCCGACTCCGTGGGCAATGCCGACTTCAACCGCAAGCTGTCGCTGGCGCGCGCGGAGTCGGTGAAGACCTATCTGGTGGAGAAGGGAGTGGAGGCGTCGCGGCTGCAGGCGAAGGGTTATGGACCCGACCGCCCCATCGCGCCCAACACGAACGCCAGGGGCCGCGCGGCCAACCGCCGCGTGGTGTTCACGATCGTCAACACAGACCACAAGTAG
- a CDS encoding cytochrome P450 yields MSAPLNLMAPDVRANPYPLYAELRRRPVCQVEPGGMWAVSRHDDVVAVLKDTRRFSSAGLGRSFLPPWLERNPVAASLVMKDPPEHTRLRGLVSRAFSGAALQRLEAQVRAIAEELAEAVVRQQEVDFVAAFSLRLPVRVLSLLFGLEPELWPRMRVWADDLLSIPASHPTPERREEIRQSLEEMERCFQALLASRRAAPGEDLVSELLGAEGLTDDERMSFLFSLLPAGFETTAHLLSNTVLVLTRHPREAERVIAEPRLIPRLIEEVLRYEPPAQSSLRLVTEDTEVGGVRVPRGALVAVLLGSAMRDEQRYPEADRFDLDREGQGHLPFGHGIHFCLGAQLARMEARLGLEALLARIRGVSLTRQEVSWSQSYIARGPLRLPVRFEPRADDFHTQPPRG; encoded by the coding sequence ATGAGCGCTCCCCTGAACCTGATGGCACCCGACGTGCGGGCCAATCCCTACCCTCTCTACGCGGAGCTCCGGCGAAGGCCGGTGTGCCAGGTGGAGCCGGGAGGAATGTGGGCCGTCAGCCGCCATGACGACGTGGTGGCGGTGCTCAAGGACACCCGGCGCTTCTCGTCGGCGGGCCTCGGCCGGAGCTTCCTGCCCCCCTGGTTGGAGCGAAACCCCGTGGCCGCCTCGCTGGTGATGAAGGATCCTCCCGAGCACACCCGGCTGCGAGGTCTGGTGAGCAGGGCCTTCAGCGGCGCGGCCCTCCAGCGGCTGGAGGCCCAGGTCCGCGCCATCGCGGAGGAGCTCGCCGAGGCGGTGGTGCGACAGCAGGAGGTGGACTTCGTCGCCGCGTTCTCCCTGCGGCTTCCGGTGCGGGTGCTCAGCCTCCTGTTCGGCCTGGAGCCGGAACTGTGGCCGCGCATGCGCGTCTGGGCGGATGATCTGCTCAGCATTCCCGCGAGCCACCCCACACCCGAGCGCAGGGAGGAGATCCGCCAGAGCCTCGAGGAGATGGAGCGCTGCTTCCAGGCCCTCCTCGCCTCGCGCCGGGCCGCGCCAGGGGAGGATCTGGTGAGCGAGCTGCTCGGCGCGGAGGGGCTGACGGACGACGAGCGGATGAGCTTCCTCTTCAGCTTGTTGCCGGCCGGCTTCGAGACGACGGCCCACCTGCTCTCCAACACCGTGCTCGTCCTCACCCGGCATCCGCGCGAGGCGGAGCGCGTGATCGCCGAGCCCCGGCTGATCCCCCGGCTCATCGAGGAGGTGCTGCGCTACGAGCCCCCCGCCCAGTCCAGCCTGCGGCTGGTGACCGAGGACACGGAGGTGGGCGGAGTGCGCGTGCCCCGAGGCGCCCTCGTCGCCGTGCTGCTGGGCTCGGCCATGCGGGACGAGCAGCGCTACCCGGAGGCGGACCGGTTCGACCTGGACCGGGAGGGCCAGGGCCACCTGCCCTTCGGGCATGGCATCCACTTCTGCCTCGGGGCGCAGCTCGCCCGGATGGAAGCCCGCCTGGGATTGGAAGCGCTCCTGGCCCGCATCCGCGGCGTCTCGCTGACCCGACAGGAAGTGTCCTGGTCCCAGTCATACATCGCGCGCGGCCCCCTGCGTCTGCCGGTGCGCTTCGAGCCCCGCGCCGATGACTTTCACACCCAGCCGCCGCGTGGCTGA